The Flavobacteriales bacterium genomic sequence GTGGTCGACACAGGCAGGGTCCTCATAGCTGGGGTATCACTGCGCTACCTGGACATCAGGCAGGCCGGAGAGTCGGACGCATTGTATAGCCGCATCACTGAACGGCTCGGGGGAATGGGAGATGAACATCTTTCCGCCGTGCGTCGATTCGCCAGTGACACAGTTAGGCCTTCATTGCTACCATGATGATGAAATCAGCTGGACCAGTCCGGATTGGCTCTATGGATGCCACAGCATGGTCGGGGTTGAGGAACGAACGCAACAGGCCATCCGCCTTTCCCCCAACCCCGGCAACACCCACTTCACCCTCGAGCTTCCACCCGGCGCCCACACCATCACCCTCTTCGATGCCACGGGCCGCTTGATGCTGCAACAGCGCACCACCGATGCCCGCCCGGTGATCAACACAGAAGCATTGCCGGCCGGGTTGTACCGTGTTACAGTGCGCGATGAGCAAGGCGTGGCGATGGGCGCGACGGGTGAAGGATTGATGCATTCTCTGTGTTGCGTGCGCTGCGGTCGTTCTCGCCGGATCGTCGTGCCGCACTCCTCCACCCCGCGACCAGGTCCCACACGGCTTGTGGTGCTCCCAGCTCTCTAAGTCCGTGTTCACCACCATGTCCGGCCCAAGCCGGTCTCGCTCACGAAAGACATGGGAAGAGCCCGGGTCGCCGCCGGTAGCCCAAATACCCTCTGAACTGGCCCGTGGTGATGCCGATGTTATGCTCATCGGTGAGCAGGCCGCTGCCCGGTCCACAGTTGGAATCCCCAGTTGCTCGCGGAAGTACTCGGCGCCCGCTTGCTCAACAGCGTTCCGCGTCCGGTGGCCCGCCCCGGCTCGGCCATGTGGCGCGCGGGGTCGTTGCTGGTGGTCCCATGCCGCCATCGGGATGGTGGCGCGAAGTAGCGGGGAACGGTTCGGTGCGCGTGCGTACAAGCAGGATAGCGCGTTGTCCGGCAGCAGTTCGCCATGCCACGTGGATGAGCGCATGCCCAGTGGATCCAGGATGTGCTGCTGCGTGAACGCATCGAACGGCTGGCCCGTCGCCTTCTCCACCACCAGGGCCGCCAGCGTAGCGCCGATGTTGGAGTAAGCGAACCGAGACCCGGGTACGGTCGCAGCGAACGCACTGTCGCTGTACCACGCGCCATCCTTCGCCAGGTAGCGGCGCAGGAATTCCTCCATCGGTACGGCCGTGTGCGGTGCGCTGAAGCGGCATGCACCGATGTCGAGGGCCAGGTTCCGGGCAAGGTCCGTGGTGTCGCGGAGGATCCACGCACGGAACAGGTATTCCCGGTCGTCGTTGATGCTGGAAGTGTGCGTAACGAGGTGGCGCACAGTGATCGGCACACCCGGGTGATACGGGTTCTCCACCGTGAAAGGCAGGTGCTTGGCGATCGGATCATCGAGGCGCAAACGCCCGAGTTCCTGCGCTTTCATGATAGCAAGGCCGATGAAGGTCTTCGAGATGGAAGCGATCGGCTGTCGCGTGTTCGCGGTGTACGGAATCATCCGTTCCACATCGGCGATGCCGAAGCCGTTCGCACAGCCACCCAACGCCACCAAGGCGACACGAAACCGTTGAAGTCGGCCTCGGAAATGAGTCCGGCGGATCGTTCCTCCTGTGCAACCGACGCTCGTCGGGTGAACGTTCTTGCCGCACGAAACGAGCTGGGGGCGCCAGAAAGAACCTTGCCGCTTGATGCATGAGCACAAGATAGCCGGCACGCACAATACCGGATCACCGTTCGCAATGAGCAGTGCGCGGTGATGGGCGCGACATGGATGAAGGAGCAGTGATCCGTATGGGCAGCTACTCACTCACCCTCCGGAACACCAAGCCGAGCCAGCCGCGATCAACGCGGATCTCTTGCAGGATGCCGTTGCGATAGATGTAGTGGTTCTTCTCCTTGTTGGGCAGCTTCAGGATGTATTCGCCCGGCGCGATGCGTTCGATCGCGCACTCAGCCAATTCACTCTCCACGCTTTCCTGGCCAACTGGTTCATCGTAATACAAGCGCGCTGTTGACCACGGATTCTTCGGCAGGTCGGCAGCGTACACCTTGTCCGGATGAATCACGTAGAGCCCGCGGCCGCCGACGCAACGGAGCGCGCTGCTATCGCGCAGCGTGCCGGTCTCGTGCACGGTTGTCAGGCAATTGGTCACTTGTCCCGCGATGTGCAATGTGCGCGCAACGGTGAGCACCTGCCGCTTCCACAGCATGGTGAAATCAGACCTCGATATCATCGAGTAGGTAATGCTATCGCCCTTGGCGACGCGCAGCACATCGATCGTGCCCAGCACTTTCTTATTGTGCAGGATCTCGAAGACGCCATCCTTCGCAACGCACAGGTTCGATGCGAGGAGAAGCACGAGGGAGAGCGCGCGGAGCATTGGTTGGAAAGCGCACTGGATGCTACCGGCCGGCTTCCTCCGGAAGAGGATCGTTCCGGCCCGCCCAAGGGGTCCCTTCTCCAACCTCGGCTTCGCGAACACCTTATGCGCGAGATAAAGGGTCAGTGCGCCGATGCCTGCGGAAAGCGCATCCGCCGTGATTGACTTGAGGTCGCCCTGGCCCTTCGCCAAGGCACC encodes the following:
- a CDS encoding beta-lactamase family protein, with translation MALGGCANGFGIADVERMIPYTANTRQPIASISKTFIGLAIMKAQELGRLRLDDPIAKHLPFTVENPYHPGVPITVRHLVTHTSSINDDREYLFRAWILRDTTDLARNLALDIGACRFSAPHTAVPMEEFLRRYLAKDGAWYSDSAFAATVPGSRFAYSNIGATLAALVVEKATGQPFDAFTQQHILDPLGMRSSTWHGELLPDNALSCLYARAPNRSPLLRATIPMAAWDHQQRPRAPHGRAGAGHRTRNAVEQAGAEYFREQLGIPTVDRAAACSPMSITSASPRASSEGIWATGGDPGSSHVFRERDRLGPDMVVNTDLESWEHHKPCGTWSRGGGVRHDDPARTTAAHATQRMHQSFTRRAHRHALLIAHCNTVQPGRQCFCVDHRAGIGGALLQHQAARGIEEGDGVGAGWKLEGEVGVAGVGGKADGLLRSFLNPDHAVASIEPIRTGPADFIIMVAMKA